The Desulfurella sp. DNA segment AGAACCTCAGGTGAGCCCACAACGCCTTGTAGGACCTGAACTCACGACCGCAGAACTGACATTTTGGTATTTTTTTCATTGCCATATATTTATTCTATCATAAGAAGATCTAAATAAATTTTACCCGAAGCATAGGCTTTGAATCCCATCCGAAGCACGATTTTAAAAATAATTCCGAAGCATGATTTCCCGAAGCACAATTTCCGAAGCATAAATACCGAAGCATACCCCTCCGAAGCATGCCTCTCCTGAAGCATGCCTGAAAATCGGATACATGTATACGCATGGTTTTTTGAGCATGACCATGAGGTTTTTTGCCAAATACTGGAGATCCACCCCACTCCCCTATACAAATTTCACGTAGGCAATGAAGTGCTTCATAACGATCAAGGTCTCAGGTTTCCCATCCCTGCCCTTCACTTCAAGCTCGAGCTCATAAGGGCTTACCCTGATCAACTTGCCAACGATCACAGTGTTCATTACGGTAGTGATCTGGACATTTTTCCCATTGTCCCTCGTTGTGATCATTGCCAGGGTATCGTACATCTTTTGCTTCGTTTTCTCAACAGGTGCTTCCATTATTTTTCACCTCCTTTTTGTACTTTGAAAAAAGGACCTTGATTTTATACCCCTTTTTTGCTGAGGGATTTTTAGATATACCCCTGAGTATTAATGAAAACATACCTAAACTCAAAGTATACCTCAAAAAATACCAATTCTGAGAAGGGGGTAATTTCAATTTTGGACTTTCAATGGACATTTTCAATACCTCTTTCCGTTTTCCTTACCTTTTTCATGCGTTCGCTCATTTTTAACCTTGATTCCTTGCTCATACCTCTGTGCTTTTTTATCCATGTCTTTTCACTTTTTGCTATGTCCTCTATGGAAAGATCCTCGTTCAGGCCCGAGATCCCTCTTTTCGCAATCAGGGGTCTATTGAGCATGTTGAATGTGAAAAAACCTTGAACCTCATGCCTTCTGTTTATCCTTGAGATCTTCTTTTGAGTAATTATGAGATCCATGTCCCTGAACTCCCTGTTCCTGCATATTTCCTCGTCAGGATACCATACTGATATCTCTTTATTGGGATCTAAGGGGCATATCGGTGCATTGCACTTTTCAAAGTAAGGACAGTTTTCAGGGATCATTTCTTCCCGCCTCTTCTTTTTTTTGCTTGAAATCCTCTTCACTGACCGGTTCCGCCTTTATTGAAAATCTCGATGTAAATTTGAACGCTCTTTCGTTTCTTATGTCTGGTATTTCTAGCGCGTAATAATGATCCATGTCGAATTTAAAATGATCAAGCAACTTAACGCCCATGTCCTCGAAGAATTCCTTCCCATAGTATTCAGAGGCTCTAAAGTATTTCAGATGCAAATTTTCATGGTGGTCAGTCCCTTCATGTAAAAAATTGCGATTTTCGTCAAGGGACTGATTTTTTTCAGTATTGAACTGATTCTCCAAAATATCAGTCCCTTCATGAGCCGGTTTTATATTTTTATAGTTTTTTATGTTTTTTTCGTTTACGCGTGTAAAAGGAAAATGGGTTTTTAGGGACTGACTGCTTAGAGATCCAGTAAAATACTGAGTTTTTTCAGTCCCTTCACGAATTTCGACATTTTCATCATGAAGGGACTGCTCATATTCATCTGATTGTTTATATATATTTTCAAAGTCTTTCAATGAAATATTTTCTTTGAATTTTTCTTTGTTTATGTCAGAAAAAATGTTATTAATATTACTAACCGGTAATATAATTAACGGATACCATGCCTTAAATTTGTGCCCTTTTATTCTTTTATCCGTTATGTTGATTTCATAACCTAAATAAGTGAGTGTATTCCCTATTGCTTTTTTGTTTATTTTGGATGTGCTTAGCCCTTTTTCCCTTGCCCATTTTAAAATATCCTTTTCAATTATATCTTCAATAGTTATAGGTATTATGTTCTTTTCACTTTTAATACTGAAAAAGTCCATATTTATTTTTAAATTATTTTTTATAAGGAATTTTTCAAAGTCCTCAATATCCGTGAAAATCATGCCTTTGTTTTGTCTATCTTTAAGATATGCTAATATTGGTCTGGTGTCTTCTATATACTTCTCCTTGTTTCCTTCAATTCCCTTATATCCTGTGAAAAACCCTCTCTGGACAAAGGGCATATAACAATTGTCTACAACTTCTGAAAAGATCAGGTCAAGTTCATTCGGATCCGTTAATTCCTCTACCCATTTTTTTATTTCCTCAGGCGTTAAAGAATCTGTTAATATATTGTTAAAGGAAATTTCTACTGCTATTCTTCTGAAGTATGCCTCGTATTTAGGATCTTCAGGGTCGGGTAAGTCAGGTTTCTCATTAGTTGTCGCAATCCATTTTGCCCTGCTCTGATATTTGAATGGATCCTTGCCTTTAAATTCAATCTCAATGGGGGAATAGTCAGTAACTTTTTTGAACATCTCGCTGTTCAGGAATCCTCCAATTTCAGAAGTAATGTTCGCCAATTTTCCATAGAGTTTCGACGTTTTAAATCTTTCATTGAGCTCCCTTAGGGAAAGGGATGAGTAATTTTCAGATCCGATTAAATTTCCTATAACAATTATGGTAATAATTCCTTTTCCTGCACCTGTTTTTCCATACAATAATGCCATTCCTTGAGGATTGTATCCGTTGGTGAGTACCCAGGCAATAAGTTCATAGACTTGCGTTTGCTTTATATCTTTATCGGGGTCGTTTTCGAAAATGACGTCAAGAAATTTTTTGAACTTCTGAGAATTGCCTCCTTTTATATAGTGCCGCGGAAAGAGGGTAATGTAAAAATATCTAGGGTTATGGGGCTCAATTAAGCCTGTTGTTAAATTCAAAAGTCCATCTTTGATAGGCAAGACATGTTCAGGAAGAGGCATTAATTTCTCGAGGGGGATTCCTATCTTTTCAGGATCAATTATCCTCGTTCTGTCCTTGACAAGGCCAACTACTTGATCGATTTGGTATGTATTAATTAAGGCATGTTCCCTGACTAAGCTTTTTAAGTAGTTTTCTGCATTATAAAGCCACCTGTTCCCTGTCCACACAAACAACATATTAGATGTGTATTCCGTTATTATCAGACCTTCATTCGAGTTGATGATGTCCTCTGCACATTTTGTGAAATCAAATTTCTTTTCATTGTTTTCATTGTAATCATACCATGCCTCTGGGTTTATAGCTAAACTGTATTCATTTGGCTTTTCTTGCATCAATCCATTGAATAAATTATAAAAATTATTTAAATCTTCAAATTCTTTTATTTCATCAAATATATGATTATTTGTAAAAGGGAGAAATTGAACTTCACTATTTTTATTTTTATTTTTTAATTTAATAACAATAATAGCGGTTTTGTCCTCTAAAATATAGGTAAGGGAGGCAATTTTTTTAATCTTTTCCTGATTTCTTTCAAAATCATTAAGATCAATTAGGTAATAAGACAATTCGGGTGTAATCAGGAGCCCTATACCTGCTGAGATTCCATCAACCCCAAGTTCGTTGGCTCTTTTAAGTATTTCTTTTAATGGTTTTAACATATCTTTCTTCTCATCGAGGTCGACCAATTTCAGTGGATCCCC contains these protein-coding regions:
- a CDS encoding C2H2-type zinc finger protein, whose translation is MAMKKIPKCQFCGREFRSYKALWAHLRF
- a CDS encoding DUF5906 domain-containing protein, whose amino-acid sequence is MFNCDYIPEELENIPSWLLWKEVTTEYGFKEILPCSIDGDPLKLVDLDEKKDMLKPLKEILKRANELGVDGISAGIGLLITPELSYYLIDLNDFERNQEKIKKIASLTYILEDKTAIIVIKLKNKNKNSEVQFLPFTNNHIFDEIKEFEDLNNFYNLFNGLMQEKPNEYSLAINPEAWYDYNENNEKKFDFTKCAEDIINSNEGLIITEYTSNMLFVWTGNRWLYNAENYLKSLVREHALINTYQIDQVVGLVKDRTRIIDPEKIGIPLEKLMPLPEHVLPIKDGLLNLTTGLIEPHNPRYFYITLFPRHYIKGGNSQKFKKFLDVIFENDPDKDIKQTQVYELIAWVLTNGYNPQGMALLYGKTGAGKGIITIIVIGNLIGSENYSSLSLRELNERFKTSKLYGKLANITSEIGGFLNSEMFKKVTDYSPIEIEFKGKDPFKYQSRAKWIATTNEKPDLPDPEDPKYEAYFRRIAVEISFNNILTDSLTPEEIKKWVEELTDPNELDLIFSEVVDNCYMPFVQRGFFTGYKGIEGNKEKYIEDTRPILAYLKDRQNKGMIFTDIEDFEKFLIKNNLKINMDFFSIKSEKNIIPITIEDIIEKDILKWAREKGLSTSKINKKAIGNTLTYLGYEINITDKRIKGHKFKAWYPLIILPVSNINNIFSDINKEKFKENISLKDFENIYKQSDEYEQSLHDENVEIREGTEKTQYFTGSLSSQSLKTHFPFTRVNEKNIKNYKNIKPAHEGTDILENQFNTEKNQSLDENRNFLHEGTDHHENLHLKYFRASEYYGKEFFEDMGVKLLDHFKFDMDHYYALEIPDIRNERAFKFTSRFSIKAEPVSEEDFKQKKEEAGRNDP